A genomic segment from Streptosporangium roseum DSM 43021 encodes:
- a CDS encoding glycoside hydrolase family 6 protein, translating into MTTAALLVAAAGLATGQAATAHAAVSCDVAYSTNEWQGGFTASVTVKNLGDALAGWTLGFAFPGTQQVQQGWSATWSQTGNQVTAKNLDWNGNLATGASTSIGFNGSWSGSNPKPTAFTVNGVTCGGQPPVNQAPTVSLTSPASGASIPAGSAVPLAATAGDDGAVSKVEFYVDGALVNTDTSAPYGYSATGVAAGSHTARAKAYDNGTPVLSAETAEVPFTVGSDGGTAAVVASATSVSVPEGGSKTVGFRLSKAPSGNVTVNLTKTGDADLTIAPSTLTFTPANWNTAQNVTVSAAQDADQTDGTATIAAAATGHTGVSVTATESDDDVVTQPGEHVENPYAGATGYVNPDWAAKAAAEPGGDAVADISTGVWLDRIAAIEGTASARGLRAHLEEALRQDAANGSKPLTIQFVIYNLPNRDCSALASNGELLIAQNGLNRYKTEYIDPIAAIMAEPRYATLRISTVIEIDSLPNLITNLNVPKCQEAKSSGAYVDGVRYALNKLHAIKNVYTYIDAAHHGWLGWDTNFGPSADLFASTVAGTTAGFDSVDGFITNTANYSALKEPHFTINTTVNGTTVRQSRWLDWNFYVDELSYAQAFRTLLIQKGFKPGLGMLIDTSRNGWGGTARPAAPSTSTDVNTFVNQSRVDRRIHAGNWCNQSGAGLGERPQASPAAGLDAYVWIKPPGESDGASKLIPNDEGKGFDRMCDPTYTGNERNGNNMTGSLADAPLSGQWFSAQFRELLKNAYPALP; encoded by the coding sequence GTGACCACGGCGGCCCTGCTCGTGGCCGCGGCCGGTCTCGCCACCGGGCAGGCCGCCACGGCACACGCCGCAGTCTCGTGCGACGTCGCCTACAGCACCAACGAATGGCAGGGCGGTTTCACCGCCAGCGTCACGGTCAAGAACCTCGGTGACGCGCTCGCCGGCTGGACCCTCGGCTTCGCCTTCCCCGGCACCCAGCAGGTCCAGCAGGGCTGGTCGGCGACCTGGAGCCAGACCGGCAACCAGGTCACCGCGAAGAACCTCGACTGGAACGGCAACCTCGCCACCGGCGCGTCGACCAGCATCGGCTTCAACGGGTCGTGGAGCGGGAGCAACCCCAAGCCCACCGCCTTCACGGTCAACGGCGTCACCTGTGGCGGCCAGCCGCCCGTAAACCAGGCTCCGACGGTCAGCCTGACCAGCCCGGCGAGCGGCGCCTCCATCCCCGCGGGCTCCGCCGTACCGCTCGCGGCGACGGCCGGCGACGACGGCGCGGTCAGCAAGGTCGAGTTCTACGTCGACGGCGCGCTCGTCAACACCGACACCTCCGCCCCGTACGGCTACTCGGCGACGGGCGTGGCGGCGGGCAGCCACACCGCCAGGGCGAAGGCCTACGACAATGGGACCCCGGTCCTGTCCGCCGAGACCGCCGAGGTCCCCTTCACCGTCGGCTCCGACGGGGGCACCGCGGCGGTCGTCGCCTCCGCGACCTCGGTCAGCGTCCCCGAAGGCGGCTCCAAGACGGTCGGCTTCAGGCTCAGCAAGGCGCCCAGCGGCAACGTCACGGTCAACCTGACCAAGACCGGTGACGCCGACCTCACCATCGCGCCCTCCACGCTCACCTTCACCCCCGCCAACTGGAACACGGCGCAGAACGTGACCGTCTCGGCCGCCCAGGACGCCGACCAGACCGACGGCACCGCCACCATCGCGGCCGCCGCCACCGGGCACACCGGTGTCTCCGTCACCGCGACCGAGTCCGACGACGACGTCGTCACGCAGCCCGGCGAGCACGTCGAGAACCCGTACGCCGGGGCCACCGGCTACGTGAACCCCGACTGGGCGGCGAAGGCCGCGGCGGAGCCGGGCGGCGACGCGGTGGCCGACATCTCGACCGGCGTGTGGCTCGACCGCATCGCCGCCATCGAGGGCACCGCCTCCGCCAGGGGCCTCCGCGCCCACCTGGAGGAGGCCCTCAGGCAGGACGCGGCCAACGGCAGCAAGCCCCTGACGATCCAGTTCGTCATCTACAACCTGCCCAACCGCGACTGCTCGGCGCTGGCCTCCAACGGTGAGCTGCTCATCGCCCAGAACGGGCTTAACCGCTACAAGACCGAGTACATCGACCCGATCGCGGCGATCATGGCCGAGCCGAGGTACGCCACGCTCCGGATCTCGACGGTCATCGAGATCGACTCGCTGCCCAACCTGATCACCAACCTCAACGTGCCCAAGTGCCAGGAGGCCAAGTCGAGCGGCGCCTACGTCGACGGCGTCCGCTACGCCCTGAACAAGCTGCACGCGATCAAGAACGTCTACACCTACATCGACGCCGCGCACCACGGCTGGCTGGGCTGGGACACCAACTTCGGCCCCTCGGCCGACCTGTTCGCGAGCACCGTCGCCGGTACCACGGCTGGGTTCGACAGCGTCGACGGCTTCATCACCAACACCGCCAACTACTCGGCTCTGAAGGAGCCGCACTTCACCATCAACACCACCGTCAACGGCACCACGGTGCGCCAGTCGCGGTGGCTCGACTGGAACTTCTACGTCGACGAGCTGTCCTACGCCCAGGCCTTCCGGACCCTGCTCATCCAGAAGGGCTTCAAGCCGGGCCTCGGCATGCTGATCGACACCTCCCGCAACGGGTGGGGCGGTACGGCCCGCCCGGCCGCTCCCAGCACCTCCACCGACGTGAACACCTTCGTCAACCAGTCGCGGGTGGACCGCCGCATCCACGCCGGCAACTGGTGCAACCAGAGCGGCGCCGGTCTCGGCGAGCGCCCGCAGGCCAGCCCCGCCGCCGGCCTCGACGCCTACGTCTGGATCAAGCCCCCGGGCGAGTCCGACGGCGCCAGCAAGCTCATCCCCAACGACGAGGGCAAGGGCTTCGACCGGATGTGCGACCCGACCTACACCGGCAACGAGCGCAACGGCAACAACATGACCGGCTCCCTGGCCGACGCCCCGCTCTCCGGCCAGTGGTTCTCGGCGCAGTTCCGTGAGCTGCTCAAGAACGCCTACCCCGCCCTGCCGTAA
- a CDS encoding class F sortase has product MAELRTVTALGALGALGMGAVLVLAGCRVVGGEEADPALVRALPITAPAAPRPGATTAPAARGKGGWPRALPRLPGASGPVALVVPRAEVNAPVTPIESGVDGALEPPSLDQADLAGWDRLGPAPGEPGSAVVVGHLDTRTGPAVFAGLSRVRKGDAVVVTREDGTAVVFRVSAIERVRKSAFPVKKVYRSLPHPTIRLVTCGGAYDVERHSYDDNLIVYGDLAGWYRLSDFSRA; this is encoded by the coding sequence GTGGCTGAGCTCCGGACCGTGACGGCCCTGGGGGCTCTGGGGGCCCTGGGAATGGGAGCCGTCCTCGTGCTCGCCGGCTGCAGGGTCGTGGGAGGTGAGGAGGCGGATCCCGCCCTGGTCCGCGCCCTGCCGATCACGGCCCCCGCCGCGCCGCGGCCGGGTGCGACCACCGCGCCCGCCGCCCGGGGAAAGGGCGGCTGGCCCCGGGCGCTGCCCCGGTTACCGGGCGCGTCCGGTCCGGTGGCGCTGGTGGTGCCGCGTGCGGAGGTGAACGCCCCTGTCACCCCGATCGAGTCCGGTGTGGACGGCGCGCTGGAGCCCCCCTCCCTCGATCAGGCCGATCTCGCCGGCTGGGACCGCCTGGGGCCGGCGCCCGGCGAGCCGGGTTCCGCGGTCGTCGTCGGTCACCTCGACACCAGGACCGGGCCCGCCGTGTTCGCCGGGCTGTCACGGGTGCGCAAGGGGGACGCGGTGGTGGTGACCCGCGAGGACGGGACCGCCGTGGTCTTCCGGGTCTCCGCGATCGAGCGGGTCCGCAAGTCCGCCTTCCCGGTGAAAAAGGTCTACAGGTCGTTGCCGCATCCGACGATCAGGCTCGTGACCTGTGGCGGCGCCTACGACGTCGAGCGCCACTCCTACGACGACAACCTGATCGTCTACGGCGACCTCGCGGGCTGGTACCGCCTGTCGGACTTCTCCCGCGCCTGA